In Anthonomus grandis grandis chromosome 6, icAntGran1.3, whole genome shotgun sequence, one DNA window encodes the following:
- the LOC126737369 gene encoding monocarboxylate transporter 14-like isoform X3: MEKEDKRNGLAPLVSLSVVAPSLDSTPSKTPNWQNDEKAVSEVRFVTDSVGSSSSSSSSDDDDDEEVKPNIPDGGWGWVVVFASLILSMVADGISFSFGLLYTEFLIEFEASKSSTSWIGSLFMAVPLLFGPIMSALVDKYGCRLMTIVGGIISAIGFIISSKCYSINVMYLTFGTLAGLGLGLCYVTAVVSIAFWFDKKRTLAVGIGASGTGVGTFIFSPLTDYLLSEFGWRGTTLILSGCFLNMCVCGALMRDPDWIIEQNRRSKSKLSKSEKSSKTSLESVSSANPSTAIDIAELKSLLTSGQNAQFLLEDLETTVETNEDKEKLKKYFSSALNLPTFIKQNEKVPIEVLELLSNNKKLYNVILQNYPSLLMSRSSSMDNTLNRIRNEPTDRVPVTFSMKLKKELKTVEEEAPVKAKKRPPVHQVSLPVTQEPPPSEPLMKTKSPSKPLTHNASFPRFKQPWSHPIRHDSYFKNLKVHRQSLIHRGAIFNMNKYRFKASSCPNIYRVSMMSLPKQREEKWYSEIWDLVKGMFDYSLFLELHFFLMSLSTIILFVWFIVPYFYIAEMMISHQYTREQASFTLSNIGIANTIGMIFLGWAGDRPWMNITKTYAVCLIFCGLTIAGIMFFIENYIMVQVCVALFGIFVSSTFSFTPGILVELVPLERFTTAYGLQLLCMGIGILGGPPFAGLLYDATNSWEHSFYQAAVWTILSGLYIALIPYSRNKKMIGKGPVEKEVEESETRVIPIVIILIITIVLTVFVLYLTCISLL, translated from the exons ATGGAGAAGGAGGATAAGCGAAACGGTCTTGCTCCGTTGGTGTCTTTGTCAGTGGTGGCTCCCTCACTTGATTCAACCCCATCCAAGACACCCAATTGGCAAAACGATGAAAAAGCTGTTAGTGAGGTCAGATTTGTCACTGACTCAGTTGGTTCCTCTTCGTCTTCCAGCAGTTCGGATGATGATGACGATGAAGAAGTGAAACCAAATATCCCCGATGGTGGGTGGGGCTGGGTGGTAGTGTTTGCCTCACTAATTTTATCAATGGTGGCCGATGGAATCAGTTTTTCCTTTGGGCTGTTATACACGGAGTTTCTAATAGAGTTCGAGGCCTCCAAGAGTTCCACCTCCTGGATCGGCAGTCTTTTTATGGCGGTGCCCTTGTTATTTGGCCCCATAATGAGTGCTTTAGTAGATAAATACGGTTGTCGCCTAATGACCATCGTAGGCGGAATCATTTCCGCCATAGGGTTCATCATAAGTTCGAAATGTTACTCGATAAACGTGATGTATTTGACTTTCGGCACTTTGGCCGGATTGGGATTGGGGCTGTGCTATGTAACCGCGGTAGTTTCCATCGCTTTTTGGTTCGATAAGAAGAGAACGTTGGCCGTTGGGATCGGAGCGTCTGGAACGGGGGTCGGCACGTTCATATTTTCGCCACTGACCGATTATTTGCTGTCCGAGTTCGGTTGGAGGGGCACCACGTTGATTTTGTCCGGGTGTTTTTTGAATATGTGCGTGTGTGGGGCTTTGATGAGGGATCCGGACTGGATTATTGAGCAAAATAG GagatcaaaatcaaaattaagcAAATCAGAAAAGTCGAGTAAAACCAGCTTGGAGTCTGTGTCGTCGGCAAACCCCTCGACCGCCATCGATATCGCTGAATTAAAGTCCCTCCTCACCAGCGGTCAAAATGCCCAATTTCTTCTGGAAGACTTGGAAACCACCGTGGAAACCAACGAGGAcaaggaaaaattgaaaaagtatttttcttcagCCCTGAATTTGCCTACGTTTATTAAGCAAAATGAAAAA GTACCTATAGAAGTCTTAGAGCTCCTAagcaacaataaaaaattatacaacgTGATTCTGCAAAACTACCCCAGTCTATTAATGAGCAGAAGCTCCTCAATGGACAATACCTTGAATAGAATTAGAAATGAACCTACCGATAGAGTTCCAGTCACTTTTagcatgaaattaaaaaaagagctAAAGACTGTTGAAGAAGAGGCTCCTGTAAAAGCCAAAAAACGTCCTCCAGTTCATCAA GTGTCCTTACCGGTAACCCAAGAACCCCCACCCAGTGAGCCCCTAATGAAGACAAAATCCCCATCGAAACCCTTGACCCATAACGCGTCATTTCCAAGGTTCAAACAGCCCTGGAGTCACCCCATTAGGCACGACAGTTACTTTAAAAACCTAAAAGTCCATAGACAATCGTTGATTCATCGCGGTGCGATCTTCAACATGAACAAGTACAGATTCAAGGCTTCCAGCTGCCccaacatatacagggtgtcaatgaTGTCACTGCCAAAACAACGAGAAGAA AAATGGTACAGCGAAATATGGGATTTGGTGAAGGGCATGTTCGACTATTCATTATTCTTAGAGCTGCACTTTTTCTTGATGTCTTTGTCGACGATAATACTTTTTGTTTGGTTTATAGTGCCTTACTTTTACATTGCGGAAATGATGATTTCTCATCAGTATACGAGGGAACAGGCCTCGTTCACGTTGTCGAATATCGGAATCGCCAACACTATCGGGATG ATCTTCTTGGGTTGGGCAGGCGATAGACCCTGGATGAACATAACGAAAACCTACGCGGTCTGTTTAATATTCTGCGGCCTAACGATCGCCGGAATAATGTTCTTCATCGAAAACTACATTATGGTGCAAGTATGCGTGGCCCTATTCGGAATATTCGTCTCCAGCACGTTCTCCTTCACCCCGGGGATATTGGTGGAACTGGTACCGCTGGAAAGATTCACCACGGCCTACGGATTACAATTGTTATGTATGGGAATTGGAATACTGGGAGGGCCACCGTTTGCTG gGCTTCTTTATGACGCTACGAACAGCTGGGAACATTCTTTCTATCAGGCGGCCGTCTGGACGATCCTTTCCGGACTTTATATCGCCTTGATTCCATATTCGAGAAATAAGAAGATGATCGGCAAAGGACCGGTTGAGAAAGAAGTGGAAGAGTCCGAAACCAGAGTGATTCCTATAGTGATCATTTTAATTATCACCATTGTCTTAACGGTGTTCGTATTGTATTTGACTTGTATTAGTCTTTTGTAG
- the LOC126737369 gene encoding monocarboxylate transporter 14-like isoform X2 has protein sequence MEKEDKRNGLAPLVSLSVVAPSLDSTPSKTPNWQNDEKAVSEVRFVTDSVGSSSSSSSSDDDDDEEVKPNIPDGGWGWVVVFASLILSMVADGISFSFGLLYTEFLIEFEASKSSTSWIGSLFMAVPLLFGPIMSALVDKYGCRLMTIVGGIISAIGFIISSKCYSINVMYLTFGTLAGLGLGLCYVTAVVSIAFWFDKKRTLAVGIGASGTGVGTFIFSPLTDYLLSEFGWRGTTLILSGCFLNMCVCGALMRDPDWIIEQNRRSKSKLSKSEKSSKTSLESVSSANPSTAIDIAELKSLLTSGQNAQFLLEDLETTVETNEDKEKLKKYFSSALNLPTFIKQNEKVPIEVLELLSNNKKLYNVILQNYPSLLMSRSSSMDNTLNRIRNEPTDRVPVTFSMKLKKELKTVEEEAPVKAKKRPPVHQVSLPVTQEPPPSEPLMKTKSPSKPLTHNASFPRFKQPWSHPIRHDSYFKNLKVHRQSLIHRGAIFNMNKYRFKASSCPNIYRVSMMSLPKQREEKWYSEIWDLVKGMFDYSLFLELHFFLMSLSTIILFVWFIVPYFYIAEMMISHQYTREQASFTLSNIGIANTIGMIFLGWAGDRPWMNITKTYAVCLIFCGLTIAGIMFFIENYIMVQVCVALFGIFVSSTFSFTPGILVELVPLERFTTAYGLQLLCMGIGILGGPPFAGLLYDATNSWEHSFYQAAVWTILSGLYIALIPYSRNKKMIGKGPVEKEVEESETRVIPIVIILIITIVLTVFVLYLTCISLL, from the exons ATGGAGAAGGAGGATAAGCGAAACGGTCTTGCTCCGTTGGTGTCTTTGTCAGTGGTGGCTCCCTCACTTGATTCAACCCCATCCAAGACACCCAATTGGCAAAACGATGAAAAAGCTGTTAGTGAGGTCAGATTTGTCACTGACTCAGTTGGTTCCTCTTCGTCTTCCAGCAGTTCGGATGATGATGACGATGAAGAAGTGAAACCAAATATCCCCGATGGTGGGTGGGGCTGGGTGGTAGTGTTTGCCTCACTAATTTTATCAATGGTGGCCGATGGAATCAGTTTTTCCTTTGGGCTGTTATACACGGAGTTTCTAATAGAGTTCGAGGCCTCCAAGAGTTCCACCTCCTGGATCGGCAGTCTTTTTATGGCGGTGCCCTTGTTATTTGGCCCCATAATGAGTGCTTTAGTAGATAAATACGGTTGTCGCCTAATGACCATCGTAGGCGGAATCATTTCCGCCATAGGGTTCATCATAAGTTCGAAATGTTACTCGATAAACGTGATGTATTTGACTTTCGGCACTTTGGCCGGATTGGGATTGGGGCTGTGCTATGTAACCGCGGTAGTTTCCATCGCTTTTTGGTTCGATAAGAAGAGAACGTTGGCCGTTGGGATCGGAGCGTCTGGAACGGGGGTCGGCACGTTCATATTTTCGCCACTGACCGATTATTTGCTGTCCGAGTTCGGTTGGAGGGGCACCACGTTGATTTTGTCCGGGTGTTTTTTGAATATGTGCGTGTGTGGGGCTTTGATGAGGGATCCGGACTGGATTATTGAGCAAAATAG GagatcaaaatcaaaattaagcAAATCAGAAAAGTCGAGTAAAACCAGCTTGGAGTCTGTGTCGTCGGCAAACCCCTCGACCGCCATCGATATCGCTGAATTAAAGTCCCTCCTCACCAGCGGTCAAAATGCCCAATTTCTTCTGGAAGACTTGGAAACCACCGTGGAAACCAACGAGGAcaaggaaaaattgaaaaagtatttttcttcagCCCTGAATTTGCCTACGTTTATTAAGCAAAATGAAAAA GTACCTATAGAAGTCTTAGAGCTCCTAagcaacaataaaaaattatacaacgTGATTCTGCAAAACTACCCCAGTCTATTAATGAGCAGAAGCTCCTCAATGGACAATACCTTGAATAGAATTAGAAATGAACCTACCGATAGAGTTCCAGTCACTTTTagcatgaaattaaaaaaagagctAAAGACTGTTGAAGAAGAGGCTCCTGTAAAAGCCAAAAAACGTCCTCCAGTTCATCAA GTGTCCTTACCGGTAACCCAAGAACCCCCACCCAGTGAGCCCCTAATGAAGACAAAATCCCCATCGAAACCCTTGACCCATAACGCGTCATTTCCAAGGTTCAAACAGCCCTGGAGTCACCCCATTAGGCACGACAGTTACTTTAAAAACCTAAAAGTCCATAGACAATCGTTGATTCATCGCGGTGCGATCTTCAACATGAACAAGTACAGATTCAAGGCTTCCAGCTGCCccaacatatacagggtgtcaatgaTGTCACTGCCAAAACAACGAGAAGAA AAATGGTACAGCGAAATATGGGATTTGGTGAAGGGCATGTTCGACTATTCATTATTCTTAGAGCTGCACTTTTTCTTGATGTCTTTGTCGACGATAATACTTTTTGTTTGGTTTATAGTGCCTTACTTTTACATTGCGGAAATGATGATTTCTCATCAGTATACGAGGGAACAGGCCTCGTTCACGTTGTCGAATATCGGAATCGCCAACACTATCGGGATG ATCTTCTTGGGTTGGGCAGGCGATAGACCCTGGATGAACATAACGAAAACCTACGCGGTCTGTTTAATATTCTGCGGCCTAACGATCGCCGGAATAATGTTCTTCATCGAAAACTACATTATGGTGCAAGTATGCGTGGCCCTATTCGGAATATTCGTCTCCAGCACGTTCTCCTTCACCCCGGGGATATTGGTGGAACTGGTACCGCTGGAAAGATTCACCACGGCCTACGGATTACAATTGTTATGTATGGGAATTGGAATACTGGGAGGTCCACCGTTTGCTG gGCTTCTTTATGACGCTACGAACAGCTGGGAACATTCTTTCTATCAGGCGGCCGTCTGGACGATCCTTTCCGGACTTTATATCGCCTTGATTCCATATTCGAGAAATAAGAAGATGATCGGCAAAGGACCGGTTGAGAAAGAAGTGGAAGAGTCCGAAACCAGAGTGATTCCTATAGTGATCATTTTAATTATCACCATTGTCTTAACGGTGTTCGTATTGTATTTGACTTGTATTAGTCTTTTGTAG
- the LOC126737369 gene encoding monocarboxylate transporter 14-like isoform X1 produces the protein MEKEDKRNGLAPLVSLSVVAPSLDSTPSKTPNWQNDEKAVSEVRFVTDSVGSSSSSSSSDDDDDEEVKPNIPDGGWGWVVVFASLILSMVADGISFSFGLLYTEFLIEFEASKSSTSWIGSLFMAVPLLFGPIMSALVDKYGCRLMTIVGGIISAIGFIISSKCYSINVMYLTFGTLAGLGLGLCYVTAVVSIAFWFDKKRTLAVGIGASGTGVGTFIFSPLTDYLLSEFGWRGTTLILSGCFLNMCVCGALMRDPDWIIEQNRRSKSKLSKSEKSSKTSLESVSSANPSTAIDIAELKSLLTSGQNAQFLLEDLETTVETNEDKEKLKKYFSSALNLPTFIKQNEKVPIEVLELLSNNKKLYNVILQNYPSLLMSRSSSMDNTLNRIRNEPTDRVPVTFSMKLKKELKTVEEEAPVKAKKRPPVHQVSLPVTQEPPPSEPLMKTKSPSKPLTHNASFPRFKQPWSHPIRHDSYFKNLKVHRQSLIHRGAIFNMNKYRFKASSCPNIYRVSMMSLPKQREEKWYSEIWDLVKGMFDYSLFLELHFFLMSLSTIILFVWFIVPYFYIAEMMISHQYTREQASFTLSNIGIANTIGMIFLGWAGDRPWMNITKTYAVCLIFCGLTIAGIMFFIENYIMVQVCVALFGIFVSSTFSFTPGILVELVPLERFTTAYGLQLLCMGIGILGGPPFAGLLYDATNSWEHSFYQAAVWTILSGLYIALIPYSRNKKMIGKGPVEKEVEVSETRVIPIVIILIITIVLTVFVLYLTCISLL, from the exons ATGGAGAAGGAGGATAAGCGAAACGGTCTTGCTCCGTTGGTGTCTTTGTCAGTGGTGGCTCCCTCACTTGATTCAACCCCATCCAAGACACCCAATTGGCAAAACGATGAAAAAGCTGTTAGTGAGGTCAGATTTGTCACTGACTCAGTTGGTTCCTCTTCGTCTTCCAGCAGTTCGGATGATGATGACGATGAAGAAGTGAAACCAAATATCCCCGATGGTGGGTGGGGCTGGGTGGTAGTGTTTGCCTCACTAATTTTATCAATGGTGGCCGATGGAATCAGTTTTTCCTTTGGGCTGTTATACACGGAGTTTCTAATAGAGTTCGAGGCCTCCAAGAGTTCCACCTCCTGGATCGGCAGTCTTTTTATGGCGGTGCCCTTGTTATTTGGCCCCATAATGAGTGCTTTAGTAGATAAATACGGTTGTCGCCTAATGACCATCGTAGGCGGAATCATTTCCGCCATAGGGTTCATCATAAGTTCGAAATGTTACTCGATAAACGTGATGTATTTGACTTTCGGCACTTTGGCCGGATTGGGATTGGGGCTGTGCTATGTAACCGCGGTAGTTTCCATCGCTTTTTGGTTCGATAAGAAGAGAACGTTGGCCGTTGGGATCGGAGCGTCTGGAACGGGGGTCGGCACGTTCATATTTTCGCCACTGACCGATTATTTGCTGTCCGAGTTCGGTTGGAGGGGCACCACGTTGATTTTGTCCGGGTGTTTTTTGAATATGTGCGTGTGTGGGGCTTTGATGAGGGATCCGGACTGGATTATTGAGCAAAATAG GagatcaaaatcaaaattaagcAAATCAGAAAAGTCGAGTAAAACCAGCTTGGAGTCTGTGTCGTCGGCAAACCCCTCGACCGCCATCGATATCGCTGAATTAAAGTCCCTCCTCACCAGCGGTCAAAATGCCCAATTTCTTCTGGAAGACTTGGAAACCACCGTGGAAACCAACGAGGAcaaggaaaaattgaaaaagtatttttcttcagCCCTGAATTTGCCTACGTTTATTAAGCAAAATGAAAAA GTACCTATAGAAGTCTTAGAGCTCCTAagcaacaataaaaaattatacaacgTGATTCTGCAAAACTACCCCAGTCTATTAATGAGCAGAAGCTCCTCAATGGACAATACCTTGAATAGAATTAGAAATGAACCTACCGATAGAGTTCCAGTCACTTTTagcatgaaattaaaaaaagagctAAAGACTGTTGAAGAAGAGGCTCCTGTAAAAGCCAAAAAACGTCCTCCAGTTCATCAA GTGTCCTTACCGGTAACCCAAGAACCCCCACCCAGTGAGCCCCTAATGAAGACAAAATCCCCATCGAAACCCTTGACCCATAACGCGTCATTTCCAAGGTTCAAACAGCCCTGGAGTCACCCCATTAGGCACGACAGTTACTTTAAAAACCTAAAAGTCCATAGACAATCGTTGATTCATCGCGGTGCGATCTTCAACATGAACAAGTACAGATTCAAGGCTTCCAGCTGCCccaacatatacagggtgtcaatgaTGTCACTGCCAAAACAACGAGAAGAA AAATGGTACAGCGAAATATGGGATTTGGTGAAGGGCATGTTCGACTATTCATTATTCTTAGAGCTGCACTTTTTCTTGATGTCTTTGTCGACGATAATACTTTTTGTTTGGTTTATAGTGCCTTACTTTTACATTGCGGAAATGATGATTTCTCATCAGTATACGAGGGAACAGGCCTCGTTCACGTTGTCGAATATCGGAATCGCCAACACTATCGGGATG ATCTTCTTGGGTTGGGCAGGCGATAGACCCTGGATGAACATAACGAAAACCTACGCGGTCTGTTTAATATTCTGCGGCCTAACGATCGCCGGAATAATGTTCTTCATCGAAAACTACATTATGGTGCAAGTATGCGTGGCCCTATTCGGAATATTCGTCTCCAGCACGTTCTCCTTCACCCCGGGGATATTGGTGGAACTGGTACCGCTGGAAAGATTCACCACGGCCTACGGATTACAATTGTTATGTATGGGAATTGGAATACTGGGAGGTCCACCGTTTGCTG gGCTTCTTTATGACGCTACGAACAGCTGGGAACATTCTTTCTATCAGGCGGCCGTCTGGACGATCCTTTCCGGACTTTATATCGCCTTGATTCCATATTCGAGAAATAAGAAGATGATCGGCAAAGGACCGGTTGAGAAAGAAGTGGAAGTGTCCGAAACCAGAGTGATTCCTATAGTGATCATTTTAATTATCACCATTGTCTTAACGGTGTTCGTATTGTATTTGACTTGTATTAGTCTTTTGTAG